From the Lactuca sativa cultivar Salinas chromosome 9, Lsat_Salinas_v11, whole genome shotgun sequence genome, the window gatttgatttgacttctgtgtcgggcccggtcagaactgaattgatgtgttcgattaagttctatgtcaaataaatcagagatcgaaaaacctaaatgcttgactcaccattccataggattgtcagcatgatatctaacagaggactgtacgttcccttatctaaagcacaagattgattagatcagagtttgacagcgtctttgagagctacgattgcaaaccgaattgtacttgtgtatatagttactagacttatccaagtgggagactgttggaatagtgtctaaggctgcaactacattaggcaagtatttgacctggttgtgcatggtccttttgggttgccttcaccatagcaacttgataggatgatttattaagagagagtaaatattatttatatattatgagaataatataaagaataatatattgttatttgattaatataagtcatagaattaattagaattaatttggtgacttaaagagattaattaaataaaggggtataaactgtcaattgtttgatagttaagctttagactgtaaatccatatggaTATGGATTGGaagaattctagaagctaaaaggatagctaattcgtccaagggcttatctatggaaaggatttggatagccttaagagaagattatccaattagggtttaggttgtaacccttaaggagtctacaagtataaatagaccccatggctaagggaaatcggcacctctcaaaaagcaagagaaccctggccgatttcctcccctctcctctctcctaaatcatcttccttgttattggtgtttgtaagccattagaggagtgacatttgtgactctagaagctccaagacctcaagatcaacaaggaactcaaaggtatggttctagatctttttcaatgttgttatttaacctaattagtcattagaagtcttggattcaaagcatgtttattagaaagcctagatccaagcattagggttttgcatgcgcacataggaaagttcttatggctaaaacccatcaaatatttGTCCACTTAATGTGTATACGATAACTATTTATTGGCTCACAACACCTACGTAGAACAATTACCCTAATCAAGGgtttttaatggttcattaaaatgtataattattattattataccttAAACGTCTAGCCCGAAATTGTTGGCGTTACAGTTATGACCTGTTATTTTAGCCCCTTTAACCTATAATAACTAGTATAAGGCTCCACTTGTATATATTTTCCGACAGACCAACACAATGGTTTGTATCTCATCAGAGTGAAACATCAAATTTTGACCATGAGGCTCCATGTATATATTTTATTGTTCTTTTTATTCTCCAGATTTCACTCAAATCCAAGTTTGTATAATCGATTGAATCTGGCTTAATGAGCTGTCAAGTATCTTCCATTATTAATAACTTAAAAAATCCTTGAGCTTCACCCACTTGTATATATTGTTAACCTATTTACACAACATTCATTTGAGCTCCCCAGATAAACATTATGTCTTAATCCCACTACATGCCATTGAATTTTAGGTTTTAGTGACGACCCCATCTCTTTAAGTAGAAATCAATCTGAATTCTACTAGCAAAAGTTGAGATTCAACAAATATTGATGAAGGATAGAGGAGAATTTGTGGAATGAGACTAAGAGTACAATAATTTCTGCTTATATTACAACTTCTACTACTACTCATCATCAGGTGTTCCATGTTAGAAACACCCATCTTCGTCCCCAGACTCATGAAGCTTGTATGATTTGCAATGAAGAATATAGGCTTTATTTTTGTTCTTGCTCTGATGTATCTTCGTACATGAACTCGTCTTGCATTGTGGATATCAGAAGTATTGGTAGGATCATGTTTTGAATTGGGTTTTGGAAATCAATGAGATTTGGAGAAAATACCAAATGAAACTTCACATTTTAAAAATCCTTATGTTGGGATTCTTGATTTAAGGTCACAATCAATGAGAGTTTTGACGCCATCCTAGATGAAGAATTCTTCCGATAACAAAGAATCGAAAGGAGAAACATCATCCTGGAATCTAAGCCACAAGAATTTAACTTTGATTCTTCTTCTGAgatgaaaaatattttaaattctAAAGAAATCCAGAAAGAAATTATATAAGATTCTTTAAATTTGATTCAAAAACCTACCATTGTTGCCAATACTCATGGTCAAAATTGGATGTTAGATTTGATGAGATACAAACCATTGTTCTGATTTGTCTGTAAATATGTACATGGAGCGTTATATCTATTATTAGATGTTAAAGATAATAAAATAGCAGATCATAACCCACCTTACCCCCCCAACCCACCCATTataaccaaaaaagaaaaaaaaattttacGGATTATTTGAATCGAAAGCTAAAAGGTGGGTGGGCTACAAtgttatttttccaaaatttatcTGTGTAATTATTGTTAGTATTTCGCGATTAACATTCAATGTAAGTCTTGGGAATAGTTGACATAGGCGGTTCAAGTACGGCTTaccatttttttaaatttgtttaattatgtttcatTCAATTGTATTAACAACTAGATATCATTATTATGATAGGGTTAATATCACAAAAGCCCTATGTTTTTGGCACTAAATTGGAAAAAGCCCTGAATTTGATTTTTCATTTACTGTCACCACGACATTTTCTTTGAGTTATCGTTTGAGGGCAAATAGCCAGTCACCAGCAGGTAACCTCTACCATCCGGTTACCACTAAGCTATTCCATAGCCATCACCTTTCACGAACCATCACTGCTAAAGGGTTTTTCATGCATTCGAGAAGGTTTTGACGCTGAGAAGAATTTCACAGTCCCCAATTTCGCAAGTTGAAGCTTCGAAATCGTTGGTGAAGTAAGGTTGGAGTAGAAAGGTACGTGTATAGAAACAAGAAATTGATGATTATGAGGGTTGTTATCTTCGTCTATGGAGTTCCAAGTTTGAACTAACAAGttgtgtttttgtttttttatgaaaCAGATGGCTTCTACTTCTGGAACTAAGAAGCCTAAAGGGCCTAAGCTCCCTGAGACGACATATCTTCCAGACTCTGACTCCGATGAAGATGCATTTGACTTTAGCTTCTTGGATTTTTCTGAAGAAACTTTCAAAGCCCCCTCAAGACTATGTGATGATCAATTTCTTAACTTATTGTGTGATGAAAACATATTAAGGAGGAGTATTGATGGAATGGTAGATGATGGAGACATTCCTGGTGTCCAACAAAAAGAGCATGCCTACTTAAATGAGGACAATGAAGATGTTGGTGTGGAGTATAGGGTGCATGATCCCAATGTTAACAGGAAAGAGATGAGGCCCCGATTAGGAGACTATTATGAATCCCCTTCTCAACTCAGGTTTGATTTAACTAACTATGCAGTCCATGGAGGGTACCAACTTTATTTTGAAAAAAGTGATAGAGTGAGGGTTATAGCTAAGTGTGGTAGTGGAACCATGGATAGCAATGATAATAACAAAATGCAGTGTCCATTTAGGGTTGCAGTTGGATGGAAGTACAATGAAAAAACATTCTAGATAAAATTTTGTAATGTAATGCATCTGTGTGCTAGGAATTATCATTTTGGTTCCTTAGTTACTAGTAGTTGGTTAGCCAAACACTACCTGAAAGATGTAATCATGAAGCCCAAGATGACATTACTAGAGATGCAAGCAGATGTGCTACAAAGGTTTTCAGTGAGTGTATCTCTTGGGCAATGCCAAAGAGCAAGGGCTACTGCAATGGGGATGATAGAAGGGAAGTTAGAAGATCACTATGCCAAGATTTGGGACTATGCAGCTGCAATTAGGTTGAGTAATCCGGGTACAACTTGCTTGGTGGGGGTAGAAAGTAATCCGGGGTTTAACTATTTCAAAAGGTTCTATGTGGGCTTCAAGGCTTTCAGAGATGGATGGAGCAGAGGATGTAGAAGGGTAATAAGACTAGATGGTAGTTTCTTGAAGGGGCAGGTAAAGGGGGAGATTTTAACTGCTATTGGGAGGGATGCAGACAACCATGTCTACCCAATAGCATGGGCAGTCGTGAATGTTGAGAATAAGGACAACTGGACCTGGTTCATTGATAATTTGGTTGCTGATTTGGATCTTGGTGCTGGCAATGGATTGGTTGTTATCTCAAACCAACACAAGGTACCACAACATACACTAGTATACAATATATATTTGTATGTAACAGTcattaatatttacatgtgttgtgtTGTGTTTGTTTGTTAACTATAGGGACTTTTACAGGCTGTGGTAGACCTACTCCCTAATGTTGAGCACAGACAATGTGCTAGAAACATCTTTGCAAACTTTACAAAGAAATTCACAGGATTAGAGCTAAAGAGTTTGTTCTGGGAAGCTGCTATGAGTACAGTGGAAGGGGACTTTCTTGCTACAATGGAGAAGATAAAGAAGATAACAGAAACAGGATAAAAATATCTTATGGCAAGGAAACCTGAGACTTGGTGCAGAGCCTTCTTTTCTCATGGGTATGCTTGTGAAGCAGTAGAGAATGGGGTTGCAGAATGCTTCAATGCCATGATCAAACAAATAAGGAAGAAGCCTATAATCACAATGCTTGAGGAAATAAGGATTCTCCTTATCAAAAGGTTTTTTCATCAAGGTCAAGAGGCCACCAAATGGAGGGGTAATTATGGGCCTAACATACAACTGAAGCTTAATGAATTTGGGAAAGATATGAGGTAATATAAGTTTTTATTGGCATGTATCCAAAAATAttaagtatgtatttatatgtgtacTTTGTTTGTTTTGTGTGTATGTCGTGGACAGTGGTGCCAAGTGGTGGTGATGTGTTTGAGACTAGGTATGGCTATAATGGATACAAGGTTGATTTAGCCAATCACACTTGCACCTGCAACTTGTAGACGTTGTCGGGCATACCAAGTGTGCATAATCAAGCTTCAATCAACTATGTCTACAAAGATCCAAGTGAATTCATTTCATCTTGGTTCCACAAGGACAAATATGTTGCAACCTACAGTCAGAACATACAACCTGTTGGTGGAAGTAACTTGTGGCCAGTGACTGAGTTTATTAAACCATTACCACTC encodes:
- the LOC111889780 gene encoding uncharacterized protein LOC111889780, which codes for MTLLEMQADVLQRFSVSVSLGQCQRARATAMGMIEGKLEDHYAKIWDYAAAIRLSNPGTTCLVGVESNPGFNYFKRFYVGFKAFRDGWSRGCRRVIRLDGSFLKGQVKGEILTAIGRDADNHVYPIAWAVVNVENKDNWTWFIDNLVADLDLGAGNGLVVISNQHKGLLQAVVDLLPNVEHRQCARNIFANFTKKFTGLELKSLFWEAAMSTVEGDFLATMEKIKKITETG